The following coding sequences are from one Gossypium raimondii isolate GPD5lz chromosome 4, ASM2569854v1, whole genome shotgun sequence window:
- the LOC105779072 gene encoding phenolic glucoside malonyltransferase 1-like → MAIFETVKIHEITRVIPSSDSPQSINEFSLPLTKFPPALALYWYQLTNSNSTPSYFNSQILPTLKQSLSLALAYYLPLAGYLKRPLGSSKPIVSYTPNDGVTLTVAESNVANFDTLISNEMHQATDLHPLVPHLILSDDKAEILALQITLFPHQGFCIGTSARHSVVDGNTRKSIIKDPTGLDMLFLNKWLAIFDEAQEPNTRSLKIPHQFPPVSQEMVRARFEFSSKDVQQLREKALSKLVITNEKKYHPSTFVLTLAYTATCLVKPKEKVIGLYFGMDCRSRLDPPVPLTYFGNCVMNYSSSAEARNFMGGNGFGFAVEMVSDTIQKIKKGVVEGAEKDVSNFYTLKPGTQLIIVAG, encoded by the exons ATGGCAATATTCGAAACAGttaaaatacatgagatcactCGAGTCATCCCTTCCTCTGACTCGCCACAGTCAATCAATGAATTCAGTCTTCCACTCACCAAGTTCCCTCCTGCTCTAGCCCTATACTGGTACCAACTCACAAACTCCAATTCCACACCTTCCTATTTCAACTCACAAATCCTCCCTACACTGAAGCAATCTCTTTCTCTTGCACTTGCCTACTACCTTCCTTTAGCTGGTTACCTCAAGCGGCCTTTAGGGTCTTCCAAGCCCATCGTATCATACACTCCAAATGATGGCGTTACTCTCACGGTTGCCGAGTCCAATGTAGCCAACTTCGACACCCTGATTAGCAACGAGATGCATCAAGCAACGGACTTGCATCCTTTGGTACCTCACTTGATTTTGTCTGATGATAAAGCGGAAATACTAGCTTTGCAAATAACACTATTCCCTCATCAAGGGTTCTGCATCGGCACATCAGCACGCCATTCAGTGGTTGACGGTAACACCCGCAA GAGCATTATCAAAGATCCAACCGGACTGGACATGCTTTTCTTGAACAAATGGCTAGCTATTTTCGATGAGGCTCAAGAACCTAACACGAGGAGCCTGAAAATCCCACACCAGTTTCCACCAGTTTCCCAGGAGATGGTTCGAGCCAGGTTTGAGTTTAGCAGCAAAGATGTCCAACAACTTAGAGAGAAGGCTTTATCTAAGTTAGTGATCaccaatgaaaaaaaatatcacCCCTCAACTTTTGTGCTTACACTTGCTTATACAGCCACCTGTCTGGTTAAACCAAAGGAGAAAGTGATAGGGTTGTATTTCGGAATGGACTGCAGGAGCCGTCTAGACCCTCCCGTGCCATTAACATACTTCGGTAACTGCGTTATGAACTATTCAAGCTCTGCAGAAGCAAGAAATTTCATGGGAGGAAATGGTTTTGGCTTCGCTGTAGAGATGGTGAGCGACACGAtccaaaagataaaaaaagggGTTGTCGAAGGTGCTGAAAAGGATGTTTCGAATTTTTATACTCTAAAACCAGGTACGCAGTTAATTATCGTTGCTGGTTAA